A single Ziziphus jujuba cultivar Dongzao chromosome 11, ASM3175591v1 DNA region contains:
- the LOC125419463 gene encoding small ribosomal subunit protein uS4c, translated as MSSGGFMGLTSQKPRAESDLRNQSRTGKKSQYRIRLEEKQKLRFHYGLTEQQLLKYVRINGKAKGSTGQVLLQLLQMHLDNILFRLGMASTIPQAHQLVNHRHILVNGHIVDIPSYRCKPRDIITVRDDQKSRTLVQNYLDSASPEELPKHLTLHPFQYKGLINQIIETKWVCLKINELLVVEYYSRHT; from the coding sequence ATGTCATCTGGGGGCTTTATGGGACTAACTAGTCAAAAACCTCGAGCCGAAAGCGATCTTAGAAACCAATCGCGCACCGGTAAAAAATCCCAATATCGTATTCGTttggaagaaaaacaaaaattgcgcTTTCATTATGGTCTTACAGAACAACAATTACTTAAATACGTTCGTATCAACGGAAAAGCCAAAGGGTCAACGGGTCAGGTTTTACTACAATTACTTCAAATGCATTTAGATAACATACTTTTTCGATTGGGTATGGCTTCAACTATTCCCCAAGCCCACCAATTggttaaccatagacatatttTAGTTAATGGTCATATAGTAGATATACCAAGTTATCGCTGCAAACCCCGAGATATTATTACAGTAAGGGATGACCAAAAATCTAGGACTTTGGTTCAAAATTATCTTGATTCAGCCTCCCCTGAGGAATTGCCAAAACATTTAACGCTTCACCCATTTCAATATAAAGgattaatcaatcaaataatagagACTAAATGGGTCtgtttgaaaataaatgaattgctAGTTGTAGAATATTATTCTCGTCATACTTAA
- the LOC125419248 gene encoding LOW QUALITY PROTEIN: ATP synthase subunit beta, chloroplastic (The sequence of the model RefSeq protein was modified relative to this genomic sequence to represent the inferred CDS: inserted 3 bases in 2 codons; substituted 5 bases at 5 genomic stop codons): protein MRINPTTCGPGVPPLEKNNLGRIAXIIGPLLDVAFPPIKMPNIYNALVVKGQDTVGQKINVTCEVQQLLGNNRVRAVAMSATDGLTRXMEVIDKGAPLSVPVGGATLGXIFNVLGKPVDNLGHVDTRTTSPIHRPMPAFIQLDTKLSIFEIGIKVVGFLASYCRGGNIGLFGGVGVGKTVLIMELINNIAKAHEVVSVFGRVXERTREGNDLYMELKESGVINEKNISESKVALVYGQMNEPPGARMKIGLTALAMVEYFXDVDEQDVLLFIDNIFHFVQAGSEVSVLLSRMPSAVGYXPTLSTEMGSLQERITSTKEGSITSIQAVYVPADNLTYCAPATTFAHLDATTILSRGLATKGIYLVVDPLDSTSTMLQPWIVGEEHYEIAQRVKQTLQCYKELQDIIAILGLDELSEEDRLTVARARKXFYLAEVFTGSPGKYVGLVETIRGFKLILSGELDGLPEQAFYLVGNIDEATAKATNLETEKVKEIILSTNSGEIGILPNHAPIVTAVDIGILRIRLNDQWLMMVLMGGFARIGNNDITVLVNYAEKGSDIDPQEAQQTLEIVEANLGKAEGKRQTIEANLTLRRARTRVEAINVIS from the exons atgagaaTCAATCCGACTACTTGTGGTCCTGGAGTTCCCCCGCTTGAAAAAAACAACCTAGGGCGTATTGCTTAAATCATTGGTCCGCTATTGGATGTAGCTTTTCCACCGATCAAGATGCCTAATATTTACAACGCTTTGGTAGTTAAGGGCCAAGATACTGTTGGTCAAAAAATTAATGTGACTTGTGAAGTACAGCAATTATTAGGAAATAATCGAGTTAGGGCGGTAGCTATGAGTGCTACAGATGGTCTAACGAGATGAATGGAAGTGATTGACAAAGGAGCTCCTCTAAGTGTTCCAGTCGGTGGAGCGACACTAGGATAAATTTTCAACGTGCTTGGAAAGCCCGTTGATAATTTAGGTCATGTAGATACTCGGACAACATCTC ctatTCATAGACCTATGCCTGCCTTTATACAGTTAGATACAAAATTATCgatttttgaaataggaattaaagtAGTAGGTTTTTTAGCCTCTTATTGCCGTGGAGGAAATATAGGACTATTCGGGGGAGTGGGAGTGGGCAAAACAGTACTCATTATGGAATTGATCAACAACATTGCCAAAGCTCATGAGGTCGTATCCGTATTTGGCAGAG GTGAACGTACCCGTGAAGGCAATGATCTTTACATGGAATTGAAAGAATCTGgagtaattaatgaaaaaaatatttcagaatCAAAAGTAGCTCTAGTCTATGGTCAGATGAACGAACCACCGGGAGCGCGTATGAAAATTGGTTTAACTGCCCTAGCTATGGTGGAATATTTTTGAGATGTTGATGAACAAGACGTACTTCTATTTATTGACAATATCTTTCATTTTGTCCAAGCAGGATCTGAAGTATCGGTCTTGTTGAGTAGAATGCCCTCCGCTGTGGGATATTAACCCACTCTTAGTACCGAAATGGGTTCTTTACAAGAAAGAATTACTTCTACCAAAGAGGGGTCCATAACTTCTATTCAAGCAGTTTATGTACCCGCGGACAATTTGACCTATTGTGCTCCGGCCACAACATTTGCACATTTAGATGCTACTACCATACTATCAAGAGGATTGGCTACCAAAGGTATCTATCTAGTAGTAGATCCTTTAGATTCAACGTCAACTATGCTCCAACCTTGGATTGTTGGTGAAGAACATTATGAAATTGCACAAAGAGTTAAACAAACTTTACAATGTTACAAAGAACTTCAGGACATTATAGCTATCCTTGGGTTGGATGAATTATCCGAAGAAGATCGTTTAACCGTAGCAAGAGCACGAAA ATTTTACCTAGCAGAAGTATTTACCGGTTCACCAGGAAAATATGTTGGTCTAGTAGAAACAATTAGAGGATTTAAATTGATCCTTTCTGGCGAATTAGATGGTCTCCCTGAACAGGCTTTTTATTTGGTAGGTAACATCGATGAAGCTACTGCGAAGGCTACGAACTTAGAAACAGAGA aagtgaaagaaataattttatctaCTAATAGTGGAGAAATCGGCATATTACCAAACCACGCGCCTATTGTCACAGCTGTAGATATCGGTATTTTGAGAATACGCCTTAACGACCAATGGTTAATGATGGTTTTGATGGGTGGTTTTGCTAGAATAGGCAATAATGACATCACTGTTTTAGTAAATTATGCAGAGAAAGGTAGTGACATTGATCCACAAGAAGCTCAACAAACTCTTGAAATAGTGGAAGCTAACTTGGGGAAAGCTGAAGGCAAGAGACAAACAATTGAAGCAAATCTCACTCTTAGACGAGCTAGGACACGAGTAGAGGCTATCAATGTGATATCATAA
- the LOC125419482 gene encoding LOW QUALITY PROTEIN: cytochrome f (The sequence of the model RefSeq protein was modified relative to this genomic sequence to represent the inferred CDS: inserted 1 base in 1 codon) produces the protein MDRYRDEFLKCSGYDRFNIKEGIVCIFRWGFPGKNSRIFLRXIQSIKIEVKEGIYARRARYMEIRGQGSIPLTRTDENLTLREIEQKDAELAYFLRVPIEVMQTRNTFSWIKEETTRSISVLLMIYIITWAPISNAYPIFAQQVYENSQKVTGRIVCANCHLANKPVDIEVPQAILPDIVFEAVVRIPYDLQLKQVLANGKKGALNVATVLILPEGFELAPLDHILPKIKEKISNLSFQSYRPTKKNIFAIGPVPGQKYSEIIFPILSPDPATKKDVHFLKYPIYIGSNRGRGQIYPDGSKSNNNVYNATASGIVSKIIRKEKGGYEITIVDASDGCQVVDIIPPRPKLLVSEGESIKLDQPVMSNPNVGGFGQGDGEIVLQDPLRVQGLLLFLASIILAQIFLVLKKKQFEKVQLSEMNF, from the exons ATGGATCGATATCGGGATGAATTTCTGAAAT GTAGTGGTTATGATCGATTCAATATAAAAGAAGGAATAGTGTGTATTTTTCGTTGGGGATTTCCTGGAAAAAATAGTCGCATCTTCCTCC ACATTCAGTCCATCAAAATAGAAGTTAAAGAGGGTATTTATGCTCGTCGTGCCCGTTATATGGAAATCAGAGGCCAGGGTTCCATTCCCTTGACTCGTACTGATGAGAATTTAACTCTACGAGAAATTGAGCAAAAAGATGCCGAATTGGCCTATTTCTTGCGTGTACCAATTGAAGT CATGCAAACTAGAAATACCTTTTCTTGGATAAAGGAAGAGACTACTCGATCTATTTCCGTGTTGctcatgatatatataataacttggGCACCCATTTCAAATGCATATCCCATTTTTGCACAGCAGGTTTATGAAAATTCACAAAAAGTGACCGGGCGTATTGTATGTGCTAATTGCCATTTAGCCAATAAGCCCGTGGATATCGAGGTTCCACAAGCGATACTTCCTGATATTGTATTTGAAGCAGTTGTTCGAATTCCTTATGATCTGCAACTGAAACAAGTTCTTGCTAATGGCAAAAAAGGAGCTTTAAACGTAGCGACTGTTCTTATTTTACCTGAGGGGTTTGAATTAGCCCCTCTCGATCATATTTTGCCCAAGATTAAAGAAAAGATAAGCAATCTATCTTTTCAGAGCTATCGTcccactaaaaaaaatatttttgcgaTAGGTCCTGTTCCTGGTCAGAAATATAGTGAAATCATATTTCCTATTCTTTCTCCGGACCCTGCTACTAAGAAAGATGTGCACTTCTTAAAATATCCCATATACATAGGCAGCAACAGGGGACGGGGTCAGATTTATCCCGACGGAAGCAAGAGTAACAATAATGTTTATAATGCTACAGCGTCGGGTATAGTAAGCAAAATCAtacgaaaagaaaaagggggatACGAAATAACCATAGTGGATGCATCGGATGGATGTCAAGTGGTTGATATTATCCCTCCAAGACCAAAACTTCTTGTTTCAGAGGGAGAATCcatcaaacttgatcaaccaGTAATGAGCAATCCTAATGTGGGTGGATTTGGTCAGGGGGATGGAGAAATTGTACTTCAAGATCCATTACGTGTCCAAGGACTTTTGCTCTTCTTGGCATCTATTATTTTGGCACAAATATTTTTGGTTCTCAAAAAGAAACAGTTTGAGAAGGTTCAATTGTCCGAAATGAATTTCTAG